A stretch of the Medicago truncatula cultivar Jemalong A17 chromosome 5, MtrunA17r5.0-ANR, whole genome shotgun sequence genome encodes the following:
- the LOC11408085 gene encoding putative disease resistance protein RGA3: MAEAVVEVVLDNLSILIRKELGLFLGFDQDLKRLDSSLKTIKATLEDAEEQQFTNNERGSAIKVWLLNLKDAAYILDDILDECATEALEMEYKASKFGLSHKVQSFLFSSFHPKHVAFRYKLAKKMRRIRERLDQIAFEKSGFHLTEMVRERRGGVLEWRQTTSIINQTLVHGRDEDKDKIVDFLIGDAAKLENLSVYPIVGLGGLGKTVLAKLIFNHESIVNHFELRIWVYVSEEFNLKRIVKSILETATKKSCKDLDLETLQIKLQKVLRTKRYLLILDDVWNDKQEKWYDLKSLLVCGGKGSSVLVTTRLAKVGQIMGTMPLHDLSRLSDKDCWKLFKQRAFGPNEVEQEELVVIGKEIVNKCGGVPLAAIALGSLLRFKREEKEWLYVKKSKLWSLQGENSVMPALRLSYFNLPIKLRQCFSFCALFPKGETISKKMIIELWICNGFISSNQMLEAEDVGHEVCNELYWRSLFQHTETGEFGQSAVFKMHDFVHDLAESVAREVCCITDYNDLPTMSESIRHLLVYKPKSFEETDSLHLHHVNSLKTYMEWNFDVFDAGQLSPQVLECYSLRVLLMNGLNNLSTSIGRLKYLRYLDISGGHFDTLPKSICKLCNLEVLNLDHCYFLQKLPDSLTRLKALRQLSLIDCDSLTSLPPHIGKLTSLKTLSKYIVGNEKGFKLEELGQLNLKGELHIKNLERVKSVTDAKKANMSRKKLNQLWLSWERNEASQLEENIEQILEALQPYTQQLHSFGVGGYTGARFPQWISSPSLKDLSSLELVDCKNCLNFPELQRLPSLKYLRISNMIHITYLFEVSYDGEGLMALKSLFLEKLPSLIKLSREETKNMFPSLKALEITECPNLLGLPWLPSLSGLYINGKYNQELPSSIHKLGNLESLHFSNNEDLIYFSEGVLQNMASSVKTLGFHHHSELKIVPAQLIHLHALEELYIDNCRNINSLSNEVLQELHSLKVLDILGCHKFNMSLGFQYLTCLKTLAIGSCSEVEGFHKALQHMTTLRSLTLSDLPNLESFPEGFENLTLLRELMIYMCPKLASLPTNIQHLSGLEKLSIYSCPELEKRCQKEIGKDWPKIAHVEYIDIQNEEVMYGGHGGGYFDGDAGFLWSSL; encoded by the exons ATGGCTGAGGCTGTCGTTGAAGTTGTGCTTGATAATTTGAGCATACTCATTCGAAAGGAGCTTGGCCTGTTTCTTGGTTTCGATCAAGACCTGAAGAGGCTGGACAGCTCTCTGAAAACAATCAAGGCTACACTTGAAGATGCTGAAGAGCAACAATTCACTAACAATGAACGTGGTAGTGCTATTAAGGTTTGGCTGCTAAATCTCAAAGATGCTGCTTACATCCTTGATGACATCTTGGACGAGTGTGCTACTGAAGCATTGGAAATGGAGTACAAAGCATCCAAGTTTGGACTATCACACAAG GTACAAAGCTTTTTATTTTCCTCTTTTCATCCCAAGCATGTTGCTTTTCGTTACAAACTTGCTAAAAAAATGAGGAGGATAAGAGAGAGGTTAGATCAAATCGCTTTCGAAAAGAGTGGATTTCATTTGACGGAGAtggttagagagagaagaggtggAGTCCTAGAATGGCGCCAAACCACCTCAATCATTAATCAAACTTTAGTTCATGGAAGAGACGAGgataaggataaaattgtagaCTTTTTGATTGGTGATGCAGCAAAACTAGAGAACTTATCAGTTTATCCAATAGTAGGTCTCGGTGGACTAGGTAAAACAGTACTCGCCAAACTAATTTTCAATCATGAGAGTATAGTCAACCACTTTGAGCTAAGAATTTGGGTGTATGTTTCCGAAGAGTTCAATTTGAAGAGAATCGTCAAATCCATCCTAGAAACAGCAACTAAGAAGTCTTGTAAGGATTTGGATCTAGAGACACTAcaaataaaacttcaaaaggTACTTCGTACAAAAAGATATTTGCTAATTTTGGATGATGTGTGGAATGATAAACAAGAGAAATGGTATGATTTGAAATCTCTATTGGTTTGTGGAGGAAAGGGTTCTTCAGTTTTGGTCACTACCCGTCTTGCAAAGGTAGGACAAATCATGGGAACAATGCCTCTTCATGATTTATCAAGGCTATCTGACAAAGATTGTTGGAAATTGTTTAAACAACGAGCTTTTGGACCAAATGAAGTAGAACAGGAAGAGCTTGTGGTCATAGGCAAGGAGATAGTAAATAAGTGTGGAGGAGTTCCTTTGGCAGCAATTGCACTAGGAAGTCTCTTGCGTtttaaaagagaagaaaaagagtGGCTCTATGTCAAGAAAAGCAAACTTTGGAGTTTACAAGGCGAAAATTCTGTCATGCCTGCCTTGAGATTAAGCTACTTCAATTTGCCAATAAAATTGAGACAATGTTTTTCCTTCTGTGCATTATTTCCCAAAGGTGAAACTATAAGCAAGAAGATGATAATTGAGCTTTGGATTTGTAATGGTTTTATTTCTTCTAATCAAATGTTGGAAGCAGAAGATGTTGGTCATGAGGTGTGTAATGAATTATATTGGAGATCACTTTTCCAACATACCGAGACAGGTGAATTTGGTCAATCTGCAGTATTCAAGATGCATGATTTTGTTCATGATCTTGCTGAGTCAGTTGCAAGAGAGGTCTGTTGCATTACAGATTACAATGACTTGCCTACTATGTCTGAGAGCATCCGCCACCTCTTAGTTTACAAGCCAAAATCATTTGAGGAAACCGATTCACTCCATCTACACCATGTCAATTCATTGAAGACCTACATGGAGTGGAATTTTGATGTGTTTGACGCGGGACAACTTTCACCTCAGGTATTGGAGTGTTATTCTTTACGGGTACTTTTGATGAATGGACTAAACAATTTGTCTACTTCAATTGGCCGTCTAAAATATCTAAGATACTTAGATATTTCTGGAGGTCACTTTGATactcttccaaaatcaatttgCAAGCTTTGCAATTTGGAAGTCTTGAATCTAGACCATTGTTATTTTCTACAAAAGCTGCCTGATAGTTTGACACGCTTAAAAGCTCTGCGACAGCTGTCCTTGATTGATTGTGACTCACTGACAAGCTTGCCCCCTCATATAGGGAAGTTAACTTCCCTAAAGACTTTAAGCAAATACATTGTTGGCAATGAAAAAGGATTTAAATTGGAAGAATTGGGACAACTTAACCTTAAAGGTGAGTTACACATCAAGAACCTAGAGAGAGTAAAAAGTGTAACAGATGCCAAAAAAGCCAATATGTCAAGGAAGAAATTGAACCAATTGTGGCTGTCATGGGAAAGAAATGAAGCCTCTCAacttgaagaaaatattgagcAGATTCTAGAAGCGCTTCAACCTTATACCCAACAACTACATTCTTTTGGTGTAGGAGGATATACAGGGGCACGTTTTCCACAATGGATTTCTAGCCCTTCTCTCAAAGATTTAAGTTCTTTAGAGCTTGTGGATTGCAAGAATTGTTTAAACTTTCCTGAGCTGCAGAGACTACCTTCTCTAAAGTATCTAAGAATATCAAATATGATCCATATTACCTACCTATTTGAGGTATCTTATGATGGAGAAGGTTTAATGGCTCTAAAATCTCTTTTCTTGGAGAAGTTGCCAAGCCTGATAAAGCTATCAAGGGAAGAAACCAAAAATATGTTCCCAAGCCTTAAAGCACTTGAAATCACTGAATGTCCTAATTTATTGGGATTGCCATGGCTTCCATCTCTCAGTGGTTTGTATATAAATGGGAAATACAATCAAGAATTACCAAGTTCAATTCATAAATTAGGTAATCTTGAATCCCTACATTTCTCAAATAATGAAGATTTGATTTACTTTTCAGAAGGGGTCCTACAAAACATGGCTTCTTCTGTAAAGACATTGGGATTTCATCATCACTCTGAACTCAAGATAGTCCCAGCTCAATTGATTCACCTTCATGCTCTCGAAGAATTGTATATTGATAATTGCAGAAACATCAATTCATTATCAAATGAAGTACTGCAAGAACTACACTCTCTCAAGGTGTTAGATATTTTGGGGTGCCATAAGTTCAACATGTCATTAGGTTTTCAGTATCTGACTTGTCTTAAGACATTGGCTATTGGCAGTTGTTCAGAAGTGGAAGGTTTTCACAAGGCTTTACAACATATGACTACTCTGCGATCATTAACTTTGTCTGATCTTCCGAACCTAGAATCATTTCCTGAAGGCTTTGAAAATCTTACCTTGCTTCGTGAATTAATGATTTATATGTGTCCCAAATTGGCTTCTCTTCCAACAAACATCCAACACCTTAGTGGTTTGGAAAAATTGAGTATATATAGTTGCCCTGAGTTAGAGAAGCGATGCCAGAAGGAAATAGGCAAGGATTGGCCGAAAATAGCTCATGTTGAGTATATTGACATACAAAACGAGGAAGTAATGTACGGTGGACATGGTGGTGGGTATTTTGATGGCGATGCAGGTTTTCTATGGTCTTCATTATGA